The segment AGAATAAACACGCGCAGCAGCTTGCCCACAAAGCTTAGGGGGTTGCCGCCGTTCCAGGCCAGTGAACCGGCCAGAGCGTCGAGCCGCGACTGGCCGATGATCATCACAACGTTGGGTGTAAGGGTACACAGACCCGCAATCAGCATGGCCGAGGTATTACCGGGAAACAGGTTGGAAACAATGGGCAGGCCCACAAAGGCCGCGTTGCAGGCAGAACACGAAAGCCCGGCGATCACGCCGGGGCCGACCCCGCGCCTGCAAAACACCCTGTCGGCCACATAGCCAAGACAGTACATGATCACCTGCGAACCCAGAATACCGCCCCAAAATGCCCAGTGACCCAGATCCTTGAGGCTTGCGCCCGCCAGCAGATGCAGAATCAGCAGGGGCAGAGCCAGTTTGAGCACGTAAATGCCCAGCACCGGGCCAGCGTTTTCGGGCAATACGTCGCGGCTGCGCAGCAGAACGCCCGCGCCAATGATCAAAAATACCGGCAATACGGCAAACAGC is part of the Desulfovibrio sp. genome and harbors:
- a CDS encoding AEC family transporter, with protein sequence MFQALFAVLPVFLIIGAGVLLRSRDVLPENAGPVLGIYVLKLALPLLILHLLAGASLKDLGHWAFWGGILGSQVIMYCLGYVADRVFCRRGVGPGVIAGLSCSACNAAFVGLPIVSNLFPGNTSAMLIAGLCTLTPNVVMIIGQSRLDALAGSLAWNGGNPLSFVGKLLRVFILGNPILLSTLAGIALSASGLGLWAPIDRAVSLVGYTAAPCMLLALGLDLRQKLVVATRQAHGHAMLRLSWFVLCKLLVHPLLCWAMLAALGVSGLWLVISVIISATATALVVTVIAEVYSTVPEESALTAVVANGLSIFTLTGFVWGFQALGMV